The DNA region AGCCTTTTGACATGGAAGTTGGGGCGGGGACGATGCACCCGGCGACGGCACTGCGGGTGCTTGGTCCTGAGCCGTGGAATGTGGCGTATGTGCAGCCGTCGCGGCGCCCGACGGACGGGCGTTACGGTGAAAACCCCAATCGGCTGCAGCACTACTATCAGTTTCAGGTCATCATGAAGCCAGCCCCGAGTGACATTCAGGACATTTACCTTGAAAGTTTGCGGCGGTTGGGCATCAACCCCGAAGAGCACGATATCCGCTTTGTGGAAGACGATTGGGAGTCTCCGACCTTAGGTGCTGCGGGTGTCGGTTGGGAAGTGTGGCTGGACGGGATGGAAATCACCCAGTTCACCTACTTCCAGCAAATGGGCGGCGTTGAACTCAACCCCGTCAGTGTGGAAATCACCTACGGACCCGAGCGCATCGCGATGTATCTGCAAGGCGTGGACAGCGTGTTTGACTTGGAGTGGGCGCACGGGGTCACCTACGGTGAACTGCACAAACGCACCGAATACGAGGGCAGCATTTACAACTTTGAACTGGCGGACACAGATATGCTTTTTCAGCTGTTTGACCTGTTTGAGCGGGAAGCGGAACGGATCTTGGGTGCAGGCTTGGTCTTTCCCGCCTTTGAATACACGCTGAAGTGTTCGCACACTTTCAATTTGCTGGACAGTCGGGGGGCGTTGAGCGTGATGGAACGGACGCGTTACATCAAGCGGGTGCAACGCTTGGCGCGTCAGTGCGCTGAGGCGTATTTGCGGCTGCGGGAAGAGTTGGGCTACCCGCTGCTGCAAGGCGCCGCGTTTGCCCGGCAGTGACAAGGGCGATGCGTGCCAAAATTGCCGTCGGTTTTTCACCCCAACCGGTAAGGAGGCGAAGGAAACGATGGCGGTCATCTATTACGACAGCGATGCCAGTTTGACACCGTTGGAGGGTAAAACGATTGCGGTCATTGGCTATGGCAGTCAAGGGCACGCCCACGCCCAAAACTTGCGCGACAGCGGGCTGAAAGTCGTCGTCGGGTTGCGCAGGGGCAGCAAAAGTTGGGAACGGGTACAACAGGACGGTCTGACACCGATGGAAATTCCCGATGCGGTTAAAGCAGCAGATGTGATTGCGTTGTTGGTGCCTGACACCGAAATGCCCGCCCTTTACAGAGAGCACATCGCGCCCTACCTGAAAGACGGCGCGGCGTTGCTGTTTGCGCACGGGTTCAACATCCATTACCGCCAGATCGTCCCGCCTACGACGGTGGATGTCGTCATGGTTGCGCCCAAAGGTCCGGGCAACTTGGTGCGGCAAATGTTCGTGGAGGGCAAAGGTGTGCCCGCGCTTATCGCCGTCCACCAAGACTACACGGGGCATGCCAAACAACTTGCCCTTGCTTACGCCAAAGGTTTGGGGGCGACGAAAGCGGGTGTCATTGAAACGACCTTCGCTGAAGAGACGGAGACGGATTTGTTTGGCGAGCAATGCGTGCTGTGCGGGGGCGTGACGGAACTCATTCGGGCAGGCTTTGAGACGCTGGTGGAAGCAGGCTACCAACCCGAAGTCGCCTACTTTGAGTGCCTGCACGAGCTCAAACTCATCGTGGACTTGATTTACGCGCAAGGCATCAGCGGGATGCGTTATTGGATCAGCGACACCGCCAAGTATGGCGATGTGACGCGGGGGCGACGCGTTATCGGTGAAGAGACACGCAAAGCGATGAAGCAAATCCTTGAGGAAATCCGTAGCGGGCAGTTCGCGCGGGAGTGGATTTTGGAGAACCAAGCGGGGCGTCCCGTCTTCCACGCGGAATTGACCCGCCAAAGCCAGCACTTGATTGAGCAAGTCGGCGCGCGCCTGCGGCAAATGATGGCATGGCTGCAGCAAACACAACAACGCGTCCCTGCCAGCCAAGTCATCAAGGAACGGGAGCCCGTGCCGGTCAAGCGGCAGGACCAAGAGGCACGGTGATGCCACCGCCGCAAAGGGCGCAGGCTGACACCAAAAGCCTTCGGGCATCACGCTCGTCGTAGGATGCGACCTGCTGTGACCTAAACTAAGCGACACGGTTACTGCGTGGACGGTGAAGGCGTGTGCCGAAAGTGTTGGAAGGGCAATTGACGGCGCAGGGATTGCGGTTTGCGATCGTCGTCAGTCGGTTCAACAGCCTTGTCACGCAACGGTTGTTGGACGGAGCACTGGACACATTGCGCCGTCATGGCGCAGACGACGACGCCATCGCCGTCGTGTGGGTGCCAGGGTCGTTTGAAATCCCGCTGGTCGCCCAGCGACTGGCGGAGAGTAAAGACTACGACGCCGTGATTTGCTTAGGCTGCATCATTCGGGGCGACACGCCGCACTTTGAATATGTCGCCAGCGAGGCGGCAAAAGGGATCGCCCAAGTGGCGCTGGCGACAGGCGTGCCGACGATTTTCGGCATCGTCACAGCGGACACTTTAGAGCAAGCGCTGGAACGCGCAGGGGCAAAAGCGGGCAATCGCGGCTCGGACGCAGCGATGACGGCGGTGGAAGTCGCCAACTTACTGCGGCAACTGAGCGGGCGGTGAACCATTGTGAAAGGGCAAAACGCCGTGCGAAAAGCGTTGGCAGTTAGTTGGGTCGCTGTCGCAACGCTCGTTGCCTTGGGGACCTCGGCAAAGGAGGCGAGGGTCGTGCGGGAATGGTCGGTGCGGGTCAACAACGACGAGCAAACGGTGCGCGCCGCTGTGGTGACGGCGCCATTGCCCCCCGGCGTGACGGGCGCAGGGGCACAAGTCATCGGTGAGGACGGACGGGAACGCTCCGCCCAACTGGTCACGGCGGGAACGCCCTCCGTCGTTTGGCTGGAACCTGAGATGCCTGCCAGCACTGAGCGCACCTACCGCGTGCGGTTGACCGACCAAGCACCACCGCCTGCCATCACCTTGACGCTGCACGAGCAATGGGTGAGCGTGCAAGCCAACGGGCAACTATTCACCCGCTACTACTTTGCCGGCTTTGCCAAGCCTTTCTGCTTTCCGCTACTGGGACCAAACGGTGAAGTGCTGACGCGGGGTTACCCCGTGGAGCCGCGCGAAGGGGAAAGCCGTGACCATCCGCACCACAAAGGCTTTTGGGTCGCCTACGGCGATGTCAACGGCGTGGATACATGGAGCGAAAGGGGCAAAATCGTCCACCAGGCTTTTGAGGTGCTGGAAAGTGGGGCAGTGTTTGGGCGGTTGCGGGCGCGCAACGCATGGTGCAGCGCCGACGGCAAAGTGCTGTGTCACGAAGAGCGCGAACTGCGTTTTTACGCTCTCCCGCATTTGCGTATGGTGGACTTGGAGTTGACCTTCACGGCAACTGACGGTGAGGTCGTGTTCGGCGACACCAAAGAAGGGTTTGTCGCCCTCCGCTTGCCTGACGAGTTGACGCTGACGCGAGGGACAGGGCACATTTTGAATGCGACGGGGCATCGCGACCGCGCAGCGTGGGGCAAACGGGCATCATGGTGCCTTTACTACGGGACGGTGCAAGGCAAGCCTGTTGCGGTGGCGTTCTTTGACCACCCGCAAAATCGCGGCTACCCGACGCCTTGGCATGTCCGCGACTACGGCTTGTTCGCCAACGGACCTTTTTGCCGCAAGGATTTCGGGTTGCCGCCAGAAGAGCCGGTGCGCCTTCCGCAGGGCGACCGGCTAACACTCCGCTACCGTTTGGTGTTCCTTGATCGCCACCCGACGCCCCGCGAAGTGGACGAACTGTGGGCGGGGTTCGCCCGCACGCTACAAGTGACGGAGTGACACAGCGCTCTGTTCTATCGGCGATGACACAATCGTCCGCTAGTGCAAAGGAGGCAACGATAATGCAGACGGTCTTTCAGGGCAGAGCCCACAAATTCGGCGACAACATTGACACCGACATTATCATCCCCGCTCGCTACTTGGTGACGACGGACCCGGCGGAGTTAGCAAAGCACTGCATGGAAGCCATCGCCCCAGATTTTTCGCAACGGGCACAGCCAGGTGACATCATCGTGGCGGGCGAAAATTTTGGCTGCGGTTCGTCACGGGAACATGCCCCCCTCGCGATCAAAGGCTTGGGCATCAGTTGCGTCATTGCCAAAAGTTTCGCCCGCATCTTTTACCGCAACGCTTTCAACATCGGACTGCCCGTGCTGGAGTGCCCGGAAGCAGCGGAGGACATCGGCGACGGCGACACCGTGGAAGTGGACATTGAGACAGGCGTCATCCGCAACCTGACGACAGGGCGCACTTACCAAGCCATGCCCATTCCCGAGTTTATGCGCCAGATCTTGCAAGCAGGTGGGCTCATCAACTATGTCCGACATAAATTGGGCGTAGCGCCTTAGGAACGCACCCGAAGCGAGGTGGCAACGACGATGCTGCGGCTGTGGACGGCGTTGGCAGCCATCACAGCCTTGGGCGCGATAGCGCACGCGCAGAAAGACATCTTGCGGGACATCGCCCGTGCCCTGAAGGAACCCAAGCCGGTGGCAGAGGTGCTGGCGCGTCGCCCCATCGCGGTCGTCGCTAACGATGAGACGGTGTTCAACTTGTTCCGCAGTTTTCTCCCCACTGTCCATCAGGTGGAATTCGTGCCCCTGTCCGCCCTCGCAGAGCGGGCAGATGAGTTGGCAAAAAGGGACGGTCACATCGTTATCGTCGTGGATCGGGCGCGCGGCGATTTCCCCCTTGAACAGCGCCATTGGGTGCCTTACGACCTGACCCTCGTGCGCCGACAAGATGTTGTCGTCGCGGCGACGGTAGAGCCCGACGGGCGGGTGCGGGCGTTTCTTTCGGCACCGTCCTTTCACGCCTTAAAAGAGGCAGTGGAGCGTTTCGCCACCCGCAAAATCCGTGAGGTGCGCGATTTGCAAGGGCAGCAAGCAAGCCCCGTGCCCCTCTGCGTCGTTGTCACCAACGCCGGACGGGACATCCTGAACGCTTTCGCGGAGCGGGCGCCCGTTGATTTTGTGTGGGTGACGCCCGATGACCTTGACCGCGTTCGTGACTTGCTGGTCACTGAGACGGAAATTTACCTGCTGGTCCCACCCGTCTCGGAGACGGTGCGAACGCGGTTGCCCTTCAACTTGACACTGTTGGCGCCAAATCAAAGCGTTGCCGTGCGCAGAAACAAAGGCGGCAATTACTGGCAGGTGCTGCTTTACGGCTCGTTTCCCGACGCCTTGCGCGGGCTGCTGCATCGGTTCGCAGATCCCCTGAGCGTGCCGGAGCGCCCGCTTGTCATCACACACCCGGTTGTCACCGTCCCGCAACGGTTGTTGGTCGTGCCCTTCGGCGACATCAACATCTACCGTGACCGTGTCGGCGACTTCGCCTCGCAAGTCTTTCGTGCGGTGCAAGGGGCAGGCCTTGCCGCTGAGACGCTGACAGTGGCGAAACCGCCTGAACCTTTGCTGGACTGGCGCCCCTTCCAAGACGGCACGGCAGAAGCCAAACACATCGCCGCTTTGGCGAAACAGCACGGCGCAGGGTTGGTGCTGATAGGACGGCTGCTGGACTTTGACACACAAACAACGCGTCGGCAGGAACTGTCTAGCCGCCCCAGCCCAGCGGCGGACCGGCGCATTTGGGAAGTGAAAACGGTGCGGACGGAACGGGTCATTGCCCGGCTGCAAGCTCGCCTGCACGATGGGGCGACGGGTGAAACGCTGTGGACGCGGACGCTGGAAGGCGTCGCCGAAAAGCAAACGGTAGAAAACACCCGCCAGACGGAAGCCGCTCAACCGCCCCTGCTGGACCCGGAACGGCGATCCCTATTCGTTTATGACGATCGCCTCTACGCTGCCGCCGCCACCGCTGCTGTTGCCGAGTTGATAGAGGCGCTGAGAACAGAGATTGCGTGGCAGGGAGCAAACATGCCAACGCCGACCGCCGTCGCCACGGCACCGATACCTACTGATACCGACGGTCTCGTCGGGCAAGTGGAAACGCTGCCGGATGGCACCGTTGTCCTTTACTTGGACATCGGCGCCAACCAAGGGCTCAAGGTCGGTGACTTGCTGCAAATCTACCGCGTGGTTACGGTGAAGACCGAGCGTAAGACGGTGCAAGTGGAAGAGGAACTGGGGCGGGCAAAAGTCATCGCAGTGTTTGCCGAAGCCTGCAAGGCACAAATGGTGCCGCCCGTCGCGGGGCAGGTGACGCCGGGAGCCCGTGCACGGCGCGTCCGCTAACGGTGCGCGTGAGGAGGGTCAACATCGCTTTGTCTCAGCGCCAGATCACCCGCGTTTTGGCGGTCATTATCGCTGCCTCGTCCGTCCTTCTTTGCATCATCATGGCGGCGTTCTACGCGCAACGCCCGGACATCGCAACGGCAGCCACGGTGTTTCCGGCGTGGGTGTGGGTGCTGCTGGGGGTTAGTCTGGCAGGCGCAGCAGCGCTTTGCGGGGCAAAGCGTTCGGCATTGGGCGTTACGGGATTGTGGCTGTTTTTCCTGCTACTTTTCGCCGAAGAGCCCCGCAGCCTGCTGCGCGATTGGTTTTCACTGACGCGTCAAGACCGCTGGGCAGCGGACCAAATGGTGCGGGTTATCACCTT from bacterium HR17 includes:
- the glyQ gene encoding Glycine--tRNA ligase alpha subunit; translation: MTFQDLLMALQRFWAEQGCLIVQPFDMEVGAGTMHPATALRVLGPEPWNVAYVQPSRRPTDGRYGENPNRLQHYYQFQVIMKPAPSDIQDIYLESLRRLGINPEEHDIRFVEDDWESPTLGAAGVGWEVWLDGMEITQFTYFQQMGGVELNPVSVEITYGPERIAMYLQGVDSVFDLEWAHGVTYGELHKRTEYEGSIYNFELADTDMLFQLFDLFEREAERILGAGLVFPAFEYTLKCSHTFNLLDSRGALSVMERTRYIKRVQRLARQCAEAYLRLREELGYPLLQGAAFARQ
- the ilvC gene encoding Ketol-acid reductoisomerase (NAD(+)) yields the protein MAVIYYDSDASLTPLEGKTIAVIGYGSQGHAHAQNLRDSGLKVVVGLRRGSKSWERVQQDGLTPMEIPDAVKAADVIALLVPDTEMPALYREHIAPYLKDGAALLFAHGFNIHYRQIVPPTTVDVVMVAPKGPGNLVRQMFVEGKGVPALIAVHQDYTGHAKQLALAYAKGLGATKAGVIETTFAEETETDLFGEQCVLCGGVTELIRAGFETLVEAGYQPEVAYFECLHELKLIVDLIYAQGISGMRYWISDTAKYGDVTRGRRVIGEETRKAMKQILEEIRSGQFAREWILENQAGRPVFHAELTRQSQHLIEQVGARLRQMMAWLQQTQQRVPASQVIKEREPVPVKRQDQEAR
- the ribH gene encoding 6,7-dimethyl-8-ribityllumazine synthase, producing the protein MPKVLEGQLTAQGLRFAIVVSRFNSLVTQRLLDGALDTLRRHGADDDAIAVVWVPGSFEIPLVAQRLAESKDYDAVICLGCIIRGDTPHFEYVASEAAKGIAQVALATGVPTIFGIVTADTLEQALERAGAKAGNRGSDAAMTAVEVANLLRQLSGR
- the DmdB gene encoding 2,3-dimethylmalate dehydratase small subunit produces the protein MQTVFQGRAHKFGDNIDTDIIIPARYLVTTDPAELAKHCMEAIAPDFSQRAQPGDIIVAGENFGCGSSREHAPLAIKGLGISCVIAKSFARIFYRNAFNIGLPVLECPEAAEDIGDGDTVEVDIETGVIRNLTTGRTYQAMPIPEFMRQILQAGGLINYVRHKLGVAP